The uncultured Desulfatiglans sp. DNA window GCTTCGCCTTCGCCCCGAACGGCTCCCCCGGCAGCTCGTCCCAGAAGAGCAGCAGCACGGGGATGCGCGGCAAAGGCGTGAAGAGCACCGCCAGATCGGCATCTTGCGCCGAATCCCCGAGATCTTTTCCGCCCGCTTCGTGCGCTGCCCGCCGCAGGTCCTCCCTGCGGCCCCGGAAGTGCTCGACCAGCGGCATCTCCACCTGCTCCCGCATCGATACGATCTTGGAGACCGTGTTGGGGATCTCTTCGAGGGCCTTCCATATCCCCTTGGGCAGGGTCCGCCCGCCCTGGGCCATGTGGTTGTAAAGGAAGACCTGCTCCCAGCGCCCGAGCGGCGTGCCGTCGATCCTGGAGATGCCCCGCTCCGAGACATGGATGACATCGGTGAAATAGGGGATTTCCATGTACTGGCACCCGTTTTCCTCCGCGATTTTCCCCCCGATCCGCTCCGACACGTCCTCGAGGGTCATGGAAGAGGCCCGCTCGCGCGCCCACTTCAAGGCATCGGCGGCCAGATCCTTCTTGGTCCACTTGCCCTGGGCGTACTGTTCGTCCAG harbors:
- a CDS encoding conserved hypothetical protein (Evidence 4 : Unknown function but conserved in other organisms); amino-acid sequence: MPLPLSIVDLYRKVLPRTNCRDCGFPTCFAFASMVVSEKLPIANCPHLAPDLVERVQAELDEQYAQGKWTKKDLAADALKWARERASSMTLEDVSERIGGKIAEENGCQYMEIPYFTDVIHVSERGISRIDGTPLGRWEQVFLYNHMAQGGRTLPKGIWKALEEIPNTVSKIVSMREQVEMPLVEHFRGRREDLRRAAHEAGGKDLGDSAQDADLAVLFTPLPRIPVLLLFWDELPGEPFGAKAKLLFDVTVTEHLDIESIIFLSERLRQILCEAAG